CAGACTCATGTTAGACTCTCCTTTTAGCTTCAGGCGCGTATTCAAACACCGTGCGCCGTTGCAATCAACCAGCGGATGTGCGATTGCCGGGTTCTGCCGAAGTTTAACGAAGTACTAACGATAAAATTGCAGAAAAAATGGCATGCTTACGGTAAGATACCGCCTTTTCAATACGTATTAGTTAAAGGTTATGCCACAATCATCCCGTTACAGTGACGAACGCGTGGAGAAGATCCTCGCGCAGCTGGTGCAGGTGCTGGAAGAAAACCATGCGCCGACCGATCTTTCCCTGATGGTGCTGGGAAATATGGTCACCAACTTAATCAATACCAGCGTGGCGCCCGCTCAGCGTCGTGCGCTGGCCCGTTCCTTCGCAGATGCGCTTCAGGCCTCGGTACGCGAAGATAAAGCTCATTAATGTGATGATCTGACCGCAAATATGGTTACCAATCGGCAGCGCTACCGTGAAAAAGTCTCCCAGATGATCAGCTGGGGGCACTGGTTCGCGTTGTTTAACATTATTTTCGCCGCCCTGTTGGGCAGCCGTTACCTGTTGGTCGCCGACTGGCCCGGTTCGCTGGCGGGGCGTATTTACGCCTTTACCAGCTGGATCGGCCATTTCAGCTTTATCGTTTTTGCGGCTTATCTGCTCCTGATCTTTCCCCTGACTTTTGTGGTGATGTCGCAGCGGCTGCTGCGCTTTCTCTCTGCTATTGTCGCTACCGCCGGGCTAACGCTGCTGCTGGTTGACAGCGCGGTGTTCTATCGCTTTCATCTTCACCTTAATCCGGTGGTGTGGGAGCTGGTAGTCAACCCGGACCAAAGCGAAATGGCACGCGACTGGCAGCTGATGTTTATCAGCGTGCCAGCCATTTTCCTTGTCCAGATGCTGTTTGCTACCTGGAGCTGGCAAAAACTGCGCAGCCTGAACCGACGCAGCTTCGGCAAGCCGCTGGCCGCGCTGTTTATTTGCGCATTCTTTGCCAGCCATCTGCTCTATATCTGGGCGGATGCTAACTTTTATCGCCCTATTACCATGCAGCGCTCTAACCTGCCGCTCTCCTATCCCATGACCGCGAGACGTTTCCTTGAGAAGCACGGCCTGCTGGATGCGCAGGAGTATCAGCGTCGCCTGGTGCAGCAGGGCAACCCGGAGGCGGTTTCCGTCGCTTATCCACTAAGCGATATTAAATTCCGCGACGCCGGGGCAGGCCATAACCTACTGATTATTACCGTTGATGGCCTTAACGAGGCGACGCTGACTAAAGCGTTGCCAAACCTTGCCCGCTTCAGCGCGGAGAACGTGCGTTTCAGTCAGCACTTTACCGCAGGCAACACGCCAGACAGCGGGCTTTTCGGTCTGTTTTACGGCATTTCGCCCAGCTATATGGATGGCGTACTCGCCTCCCGTATCCCTTCTGCCTTTATCAACGCGCTGAATCAGCAGGGTTATCAGTTTGGCCTGTTCGCTTCAGACAGCTTCCGTTCGCCGCTTTATCGTCAGGCTCTACTGGCCGATTTTTCTCTGCCTACCGTTAACGATCAGCCTAACAGCCAGACGACTTCCCAGTGGCAACGCTGGCTCGGTACGCTGCCGTCAGGACGCACGCCGTGGTTTTCCTGGATCTCATATAACGGCCTGCGCGATCTGCCTGAACGCGGTAAAGAGCGTATGCAGCACTACAGACGCAGCGCTAAAGAGGTGGATAATGAAATTAGTCAGGTGCTGACCACCTTGCAGGAGAAGGGGCTGATGGAGAAAACCGTGGTGGTCATTACCGCGCAGCAGGCGGTGCCGCTAAACGGTAAAGTCAGCGACGGCAACCGCGCGCTTCTGCAGGTGCCGCTGGTGATTCACTGGCCTAATACGCCGGCACAGACGATTACCCGGCTGACCGATCATCAGGATGTGATGACGACGCTGATGCAGCGCCTGCTGCACGTCAGCACGCCTGCGGCTGAATATTCACAGGGTGAGGATCTCTTTGCCGCCCAGCGGCGTCATAACTGGGTTACCAGCGCCGATCGCGATAGATTGATCATTACTACGCCGCAGATGACGCTAATTTTAAACGCTAACGGCAGCTCCCAGGCCTGGGATCGCGAGGGCCAACAGCTGAAAGATCACAAGCTTGAGCTGGCATTGCTGCTACAGGTGTTGACCGAAGAGAAACGTTTTATTGCTAACTGATACGCGCCCTGCACCCGGGCGCGACAACGGCGCTTAACGCTGTACAAATCCCAGCCGCCGCGAGATCAAACCGCAAGCCTGAGCAAGCTCTTCGTTAACCTCGGCAATTTTATGCTGCATACGGTGCGTCGGCCCCGCCACGCTCAGCGCGCCAACAATCTCCCTGGTGTAGTTAAACACCGGCCGCGCCACGCAGGTCAGCCCTTCCTCGTTCTCTTCGTTATCCAGCGCATAGCCTTTCAGGCGTATATCCGCCAGCGTCTCATACAACGTCACCCGGTCGACGATGGTCTTTTCGGTAAAGGGAACCAGCGGCTCGCTTAATACCCGATCGATCTCGGTCAGCGGCTGGTAAGCCAGCAGCGCCTTGCCGATGCCGGTACAGTAGGCGGGCAACCGCGCGCCCAGCCGCGCATGGGTCTGAATAGAAAGCGTGCCTTCGCTTTTGTAGAGATAAACCACGTAGCCGCTGTGATAGACGCCCAGGAAGCAGGTTTCAGAAGTGGTAGCCGAGAGAACTTTCAGACAGGGGATTGAAGCCTCCACCAGATTAACGTTCATCAGCCCTTT
The sequence above is a segment of the Mixta intestinalis genome. Coding sequences within it:
- the yejM gene encoding LPS biosynthesis-modulating metalloenzyme YejM is translated as MVTNRQRYREKVSQMISWGHWFALFNIIFAALLGSRYLLVADWPGSLAGRIYAFTSWIGHFSFIVFAAYLLLIFPLTFVVMSQRLLRFLSAIVATAGLTLLLVDSAVFYRFHLHLNPVVWELVVNPDQSEMARDWQLMFISVPAIFLVQMLFATWSWQKLRSLNRRSFGKPLAALFICAFFASHLLYIWADANFYRPITMQRSNLPLSYPMTARRFLEKHGLLDAQEYQRRLVQQGNPEAVSVAYPLSDIKFRDAGAGHNLLIITVDGLNEATLTKALPNLARFSAENVRFSQHFTAGNTPDSGLFGLFYGISPSYMDGVLASRIPSAFINALNQQGYQFGLFASDSFRSPLYRQALLADFSLPTVNDQPNSQTTSQWQRWLGTLPSGRTPWFSWISYNGLRDLPERGKERMQHYRRSAKEVDNEISQVLTTLQEKGLMEKTVVVITAQQAVPLNGKVSDGNRALLQVPLVIHWPNTPAQTITRLTDHQDVMTTLMQRLLHVSTPAAEYSQGEDLFAAQRRHNWVTSADRDRLIITTPQMTLILNANGSSQAWDREGQQLKDHKLELALLLQVLTEEKRFIAN
- a CDS encoding IclR family transcriptional regulator, translating into MANGDNAASSGVDKVLTILEEISDHPEGISLVELVKRTGIAKTTLFRTLETLRERQYVMQDRLTERYHLDLKSLELGIKGLMNVNLVEASIPCLKVLSATTSETCFLGVYHSGYVVYLYKSEGTLSIQTHARLGARLPAYCTGIGKALLAYQPLTEIDRVLSEPLVPFTEKTIVDRVTLYETLADIRLKGYALDNEENEEGLTCVARPVFNYTREIVGALSVAGPTHRMQHKIAEVNEELAQACGLISRRLGFVQR
- a CDS encoding YejL family protein, whose product is MPQSSRYSDERVEKILAQLVQVLEENHAPTDLSLMVLGNMVTNLINTSVAPAQRRALARSFADALQASVREDKAH